CAGAGCATTCCCGTAGCCCGGTTCCTCGACCTGCCGGAGGGTGAAAGCAAAGAAATCGATATCGAAGGGCTGTCCTATGCCGACTATTACCTGTGGATTGTCGGCTCCCACAGTCTAAAGCGCAAAAAGCCCAAGCTAGACAGCTCCCATGAAGAAGCTTTGGCACGGCTACAGGTAATCACGCGGGAGGAAAATCGCTACCTGCTGGGCCGCATTCCGCTGGTAGACGGGCAGCTATATCGGGAATACCCCCATCCAGAAGATCCCAAGAAAATGCTCACTGCTGCCCAGCTCAAGCGCAAGCAGCAGGGCGGCAACCAGTTGACCCACTGCCTGCAAGCTGACCCGCACTTGGGGGCGTACTTGGCAGCAGCTATTCCCGGCAAGGAAAACGGCTTTGACATTGAAGGCGTGGCCGTGAAGGAGAATCGCGTCTTTCTGGGGCTGCGGGGGCCAGTTTTGAGAGGCTGGGCCGTTTTGCTAGAGCTGAGCCTTACAGACGATGGACCAGGTCTCTTGAAGATCAAGAAGCTGGAGGGCACGCAGCGCTACCGCAAGCATCTGCTGGATCTGCAGGGGTTGGGCATTCGCGATCTGTGCTGGGATGGCGACGACCTGCTGGTGCTGGCAGGCCCAACGATGGATCTCTCGGGCTTAGCTGAGGTCTTTCGCATTCCAAACGCAGTCGAGACATTGAGCCAGAACGCTTGCCTAAAACCGGAGCCCATTCTAGACCTCTTAGATAAGAGAGACAGCGACAAAGCTGAGGGCATTAGCCTGATGGCTGGTTCGCCGGGGTCAGTCCTTGTGGTCTATGATGCTCCTTCGGCAGAACGGCTAACTGATTACACCGTAATCGCCGATGTCTTCTCCCTTAACCAATAGCCAGGCTAAACCCAAAACGTTAAATTGTTTGTCAGGATGTAGCCAGCTACTGGGAAGCTGCCCAGGTGCAATTCCCAGCGGCTAAACGGCATTGAGGTCACTTTTTAGCTATGCAACCTCGCAAACTTGGCAATACAGATATTTCAATTACGCCTGTTGTGTTCGGCACATGGCAGGCGGGCAAACGAGGCTGGGTTGGCGTTGAAGATGAGCCGGTGATTTAGGCCATGCAGGCCGCTTTCGAGGCTGGCGTAACCACCTTTGATACGGCTGAGATCTACGGCGAGGGCTATTCCGAAGAACTAGTGGGCAAGGCATTGGCGGAGGTGCGCGATCGCATTATTCTCGCTACCAAAGTTTTTCCTAACCACCTCAAGGCCGACCAGGTAATCACTGCCTGCGAAGACTCCCTCAAGCGCCTCCAAACCGACTACATCGACCTCTACCAGATCCACTGGCCTGCCGGAGCCTTTAACAGCGAAGTTGTCCCGCTGGCCGAAACGATGGGCGCGTTGACCCAGCTCAAAGATCAGGGCAAGATCCGGGCGATTGGCGTGTCTAATTTTTCGCGATCGCAACTCCAAGAAGCGATGCAGTACGGGCCTATCGACAGCCTGCAACCGCCCTACTCTCTATTCTGGCGGCAGCTCGAACAAGAAACGCTGCCCTTCTGCGTTGAAAACAACATTACCGTTTTGGCCTACTCCTCCTTAGTCCAAGGCCTGCTGACCGGCAAGTTTAGCCCCGACCATGTCTTTCCCCAAGACGACATCCGCAGCAAAAACAAACTGTTTCAGGGAGAGCTGTACCAGAAAGCTCAGGCCGCTCTAGATCAGCTTCGCCCCCTAGCTGCAAAATATCAAACTACCCTGGGCAACCTGGCCCTGGCCTGGCTCATCGCCCAGCCCCAAACCTGTGCGATCGTCGGAGCTCGTAACCCCAAGCAGGCCCAAGAAAATGCCTTAGCAGCGGCGATTAACCTCTCAGCAGAAGACTTAGCTGAGATAGACACCATTAGCCACAGCGTTACGGAGCATCTAGATCAAGACCCAGTAATGTGGCGTTTTTCTGCTTAAGATAGCGATTATCTTTTTCAGGCTGCTCGCTCTACTAGCGCGTCTAGCTTAAACTGTTGGGTTGTTTTGAGGCGCTAGAGTCCTTAGAACAGGCTTTATAAGGCGGAAGGCTAGTGAGCCATTCATCCACCCGAATGACTCGCTTGTGTCCTGATGTCTCTTTGCCTTGCAACCCCAAAGCATTCTGCTTCCCGATCTCGATCTGAAGCGTTTGCCCCTTCGGATTTTGTGTCGTGCCACGCTCGTATACATCTATGAGTTCCGCACCGACAGCCAGTGGTGTATCCACGGTACAACGGTAGCGCCAGCCATAGTTGGGCAATTCCGTTCGGTAAAACTGCTGAACACGATGGGCTGCTCCTTGATCGATTTCAAATTGGGTGATCCGCTCCACATCGTTGGAGGGATGGAACACCTTGAGGGAGGTGGCCTCTGCTGGAATGGGAGGCTGCACATGAAATCGCCAGCGCCACTGCGGATCATTCGATAGGACAAGGACACTTAATCCAATGGCAATAAAGCTCAGTAGGCTAGCGATCCCAACCCAGGCCTTACGGAACCACATCTGTTTCATAAAGATTGTAGGCTAACGATTGCACTAATACATTCGTCAGTACTATTCCCCTTTCCTGATTGATGCAATTAGGATTTCTGGGAAAGGCTAACGGTGAAGTTGTGCGGCGGCAGATAACCTCGAACTCCCACCGATAACCTCTATACCGTCCGCACCAACGAGGTGTTAGGCGGCTTTAGCGAATATAGGGTTGCTCCAGACTCAAGCCTGAGATGACTTTGTAGTGCTTCACTGCCCCAATCCTCCATTTGCCCCGGTTACAAAAGCAATTGAATTTGCAACGTCCATGATCTCTCCTAAATAATTCAAAAGCCTACAAAATGCCGCCGTTCACTTGAATGGTCTGCCCGTTCACCCATCGGGCATTGTCAGAGGATAGGAAAGCAACCACATCAGCAATATCCGCCGGCTGTCCTAAGCGTCCTAGGGGAGTGGACTGAACTAATTCTTCCAGGGCATCCGCAGGCATAATTAATCCATCAGTGTTGGTCACTCCGGGTGAAACCAGATTCACCGTGATTCCCCGATGCCCTAATTCTTTAGATAGAGCAAAGCTAAATTGCTCGATCGCAGCTTTACTTGCAGCATACAACCCTCCTGTGGGAATGCTTTGCTTGGTTGCACCACTTGACAAACTAATGATGCGGCCACCATCGTTGATATGCTTTGCGGCTTCTTGTAGGGCAAAAAATGTTCCTTTAGCATTGGTGTTGAAGACTAAATCAAAATCGAATTCTGTAATGTCAGCCGTAAGTTTGTAGACCGATACACCAACGTTATTGACAACAATATCAAGCTGGCCAAACGTGTTGATAACTTGCTGGAAAAGGTTGCGAGTTTCTTCAATTTTGCTTATGTCTGATTGGATTGCGATTGCCTGTGTTCCATTTTTTTTGATCGTTTCGACAACGGCTTCCGCCTTCTCTCGACTCCCGGCATAGGTAATGGCAACACTCGCACCGTCACACCCTAACCGTTCGGCGATCGCCTGACCAATTCCTCGCGATGCACCTGTAACAAGTGCTACTTTTCCTGCCAACGACAGCATGTACAGCCTCCCCAATTCCCTAGAGGTGAGATTAAACCAATTATTAAGGTATACTCTCACTGTTTTTTTAGGAAGTACTTACTTTTTTGTAAGCTCTAATAAACTGGTAAGGAGGTAATTTTCATGCAATCAGAACAAACTGATGCTACAGTCTTTGTGCAAACCACCCTTAGTGTATTGGGTGGCAAATGGAAGCTTTTGATTTTATGGCACCTCAAGATGATGGAAAGCGTTACAGTGAATTGAAACGATTGATTCCTGCAATTAGCGAAAAAATGCTAATTCAGCAGCTTCGAGAGTTGGAAAAGGACACAATCATTAGCCGCAAAACCCTATCAGAGATGCCCCCTAAAGTTGAGTATTCCTTCACAGACTACGCCAGAACTCTCATACCTGTCTTTCAACCACTGTTCGATTGGGGGCAAACGCACTTTAAACGAATGAATATAGACAAATTAAGTTGATTTAATGAGGATTTTTATATCGATCTGTCTACTTAAAGCCTTGCGTTGCAAGATAGTCCGAATAAACCGATCTATGAAAGTAATCATAAGGCGGCATGATAACCACAGCCAGAAAATCAAGCCGCATAACAATTATTTAGAGGAAAATTTTCTGCCTAATACCCCTATAAGGGTGATTAGGTAGAATTCCGTCAGCCTAATACCCCTGTGGGGTGATTAGGTGGAAATTTGTCAGCCTAATCCTCCTGTAGGGGTGATTAGGTGGAAACTTTCTGCATAATATCCTGCCAATGTAGAGGAGTCGGAAACTTTAAGACTGTCTTTAATGTGCGATGGTCGTACATCCCTCAACTGTTAGGTTGCCCTCTCTCAGTAAGCCTTAACCAACAAAAAAGCGAGCTTCTTCAAGAAGCCCGCTTTTGGGTGTATCGGTTTTTACTTGAAATCGAGGATCAGATCGGCTAGTATCTTTCCTCATAGCTGTGTACAAGCAGCTTGTCTTCCCCCGAAAACTTGGTCTGCGGCACTGGCAAATGCTACCAACATCAACCAGCGCCTAACCCGTTGACAGAACACACCTGTCTCAGGGCTTTGCCTATTTTAGGTCGCTCTGTTAATTCAGCAATGTCAAGGGCTGCCATTTTTTCGGGGATTCCTACCCGTTGATTTCAAAGGAATCCCTGAAATGATTCAAATTCAATACTTTCTGTCGTCTCCCTACACCGAGACGACACGGCCTGCTGCGCGTCAAGTTCCTCTAGTGCAGCCTCGGCGCAGGCGCTTGCGTCTGTATCTAGTCGGCTCCAATGTCGATACCCGCAGCGCCATTGCCAGTCTCCACCATCTTGGCTATGCCGAGCAATTTGAGTGGAGCCACGTCATCGACATTCCCGAAAATGGCTTGTTCGTGCAGCCCGACCCTGGCGACGTGTTGCGCTATCTCCAGCGCTACCCCGCTCCCAGACCCCCTGTGTAGTTTCTATCAGGAATGGCATTGACTAAGGTGGGTAGGGCTCTGGGCATTGTCCAACCTACTCGTGCGTCTACCTCAAAATGTGGGTGGGTGCCGAGCCTTACACCCACCCTAGCCAAGTCGGTATTTGGGCGTAGACGCACTACTTCATTAAGGGGAGAGGTGCGATCGCATTTCCCCACCCCAATGCCGTTCTGCATAAGGTGCACTGTCGCCCTTTGCCCATCTTTTAGAAGCCTATGCTGTGACGGGCACACTTTGCTTTGCCCAGCCTACGAGATCCCAACTGTAAGCCTTACTTGCAGACTAAAGAGTCAAACACCGCTCTTGCATTTGTCTCTGCCTGCTCACCATTAGCCAATACCCAGGCAAAACGGTTTGTCCCGGCGTAGTCTACTGCAGCCAGATAACTCACCGACTGTAAAACTTGATCAGCGCTTCGAAAGGTACCTTCTTCGATCCGCACCGGGACTGTTTGACCACATAGAGGCAGATTTTCGGTTCGCTGAGTTTCCGCCGTATACTCTCCTTCCTGGGACATGCTTTCCTGAAAAGAGTCCAACATAGACGTTTGAGCAGCCTCATCCTGCAAGTAGGCAGGCAGTCTACCCACTGTCAGCAAAACTCCAGGCGGGTCTTGCGCATCTGCTACCTGCGCCAGCTCCACCCCCATTACATTCATGTTGAGCAGCCCTCTCGTCTCCCCTGGAATTTCGTACTCAAAGAGTTCTTGGGCCTGCTGCTCTACGTTCTCAGGATCGATTGAGAAATTTAATGCTCGGCTGAAGAAAACTGTCAATACAACTATCGACAAAACAGAGAGCCCCAGACATCCACCACAGCCAAGAGCAAGCCACTTCCAAGTACCATTGCTCTTGGCTGCAGAAGGCTGAGTCGGTTCAAAGTCCTGCATGATTTTCCCTCAGGTTTGTCAGGGCCTATGCCCTCAATTTTGATACAGCTACAGTCAAGGAATAAAGAATTCCACAATCTTCAAAACAAAATAGGCCCATAGCAAACAGGCCCAAAACAAACCTGCCCAAAGCAAACCAATTCAAACTAAACAGGCCCAAAGCAAACCAATTCAAACTAGACAGGCCCAAAGCAAGCAGACTGACTGCCACTGGCGCGGGTATGGCCTCTGCTCCCCCGGGCCACAAAGCCTTTTGTTAGACTAGAAGGGCATGATTTGCGATACCCCTACTGGCGTAATACTTGGCATGACGGTTGCAACCTCGCCTCTAAACCTGCTTCGCACTCAAGAAATTCCCAACCTGCAGTACAGCGCTACCCGTGAGCGGTTTGATGCTTCCTGGGAGGCCCCTCTCTCTACATTGTTGGGGCTAGGTCGGGCAGCAGGTGCCGATTTTGTTGAGTTCTTTTTGGAGCGCAATAACTACATTAGCTGTCTCGCTGAAGACGATGCGATTACCAGCATTTCTCCTCGCCTGACAACGGGAGCAGGAGTGCGCGTCTTTCGCGGCAAGGCTGACTGCTACGTTAGCACCAACGACCTCTCCTTTAGTGGATTAAAAGCCGCCCTAGAAAAAGGGCTGTCGATTATGGGGCTATCTTTGCCCGGCCCAACCGCCCATATTCCTGAGATCAATCTGGAGATGCTGCGGGACTACGCCACTGTTCGAGGCAAAGAAGCCTGGCTGGCAGCCTGTAGCTCCATGCAGGAAATGGGCGATGTGCTGCTGTCTGCCAATGGAGCTTTGGCGCAGAAGGCAAGCCACGTTCAAGCCCGCCGCGCTGCCTACTTTAGAGACTGGCAGGAGGTTCTAGTAGCCTCTAGCGACGGCACCTTTGCCCGTGATATCCGCCTGACTCAGTCAGTAGGTTTCAACCTACTCTGTGCCGATGGTGAACACCGCGCCTCTATTGGTCAGCGAGATGGCAACACCAGCGATCCAGCCTTTCTGCGAACCTGGAATTACCAAGACACCGCCGCTGCCGTCTCTGAGTCGGCAGGCAAGATGCTCTATGCCGACTATGTAGAGTCGGGGTCTTACCCAATTATCATGGCCAACCATTTTGGCGGCGTGATTTTCCATGAGGCCTGCGGCCACCTGCTAGAAACCACGCAGATTGAGCGGGGCACAACCCCCTTCATGGACAAAAAAGGCGAAAAGATTGCCCACGAGAGCCTAACTGCCTGGGATGAGGGGCTATCTGAGGATGAGTTTGGCACTATCGACATGGATGACGAGGGCATGCCTGCTCAGCGCACCCTGCTGATTGAAAACGGCATTCTCAAAAACTTCCTGTCGGATCGGGCTGGCTCTATGCGTACAGGTCATCCCCGCACCGGCAGCGGTCGCCGCCAGGGCTATACCTATGCGGCGGCTTCTCGCATGCGCAACACCTACATTGCCCCTGGTGACTACAGCCTTGAGCAGCTATTTGCCTCGGTTGAGAAAGGCATTTACTGCAAAAAGATGGGCGGCGGTAGCGTTGGCCCAACTGGCCAGTTTAACTTTGCCGTCGATGAAGCCTACCTGATTGAAAACGGCCAGATCACAAAGCCGCTGAAAGGAGCCACTCTGATTGGAGAGGCCAAGGAGATCATGCAAAAGATTTCTATGTGCTCGAACGATCTGGGCCTAGCGCCGGGCTTTTGCGGCTCGGTGAGCGGCAGCATTTATGTGACCGTAGGCCAGCCGCACCTAAAGGTCGATTCGATCACTGTGGGTGGACGGTAACTCCCCAGAAATTTATTGCCTGAAAAGCACAAGAATAGCTATAAGAAGAAGCTCATGCCGACTGTTCAAGATATTGCGGCCTACGCTGAAACCAGTGCCAAGAAACTGGGCATTCACAAGTACGATGTCTACGGGTCTTCGGTCGATGAGACCAGTGTGCAAGTAGACAAGGGCGAGCCCAAACAGGTAAAAGCGTCTAACCGCTCCAGCGTGATTGTGCGGGTATGGAGTGACCAGGGTTTGTTAGGCGTCACCAGCACCACAGACGTTGACCCAGCTGGGCTGGAACTGGCGCTGAAAACGGCTCAGGAAGCCGCTGCCTTTGGCGCTAAAGAAAACATTCCTGACTTTAGCCCGGAGGCGACTGTGCCAACGACAGAGGTGCAGGTAGATAACCTACCGCCTGCTCCAGTATCAGACTTGATCGAGGGGCTGGTGGGATTGGAAAAGCGATTGCTGGAGGCACACCCTGCGATCGCAAGTGTGCCCTACAACGGGCTAGCCCAGCGCGACATTGACCGCTTCTACCTCAATAGCGAAGGAGCGCTGCGCCATGAAAACCGCTCCTATGCTTCGGTCTACCTCTACAGCAAGACTGAGCAGGAAGGCCGCAAGCCTCGTTCTGCTGGGGCCATGCGAATTAACCGGGGACTGCAAAACCTAGACCTGGAAGGCTGCTTAAAAGAGGCGACTGAAAAGACCCTCAGCCATCTGGACTACCAGAAGATTGCCACCGGCAAATACCGCATTGTCTTCTCGGCAGAGGCTTTTTTGAGCCTGCTCGGGGCTTTTTCCAACCTGTATAACGCCCAGAGTATTTTGGATCGGCGCAGTTTGGCGACCCCAGAATCACTGGGCACACAGATTGCCTCGTCGCTACTCTCTGTCTTTGACGATGCCCTCCACCCTGAGAACATCGGTGCTGAAACCTTTGATGGGGAAGGCACACCGACCCGCCGGGTGCCCATCATCGCTGAGGGGGTGCTGACTCAGTTCCTTCACAGTGCGGGCACCGCTAAGCGAATGGGAGCTTCTCCAACAGGCCACGCTGACATTGGCGCTAAAGTCTCTATCAGCCCCAGTTTCTACCACGTAATGCCCGGTCAAAGTGACAGCAACGGCTTTAGCCTAGAGACGGCAGACAACGTGATTTTGATCGACGATTTGCAGGCTCTCCACGCCGGGGTGAATGCGCTACAGGGGTCTTTTTCCCTGCCCTTTGATGGCTGGCTAATTCGCCAAGGTGAGCGCATCAGCATCGAGTCGGCTACCGTGGCCGGAGATTTTCGGGAGGTGCTGAAATCGATCATTCATGTCGAACCTGAGGCTGAAGTTACCCCTGGCGGCATTTGCCCCCGGATCTGGGTGGATGAGCTTTCTGTTACGGGAGAGGCTTAACCTCAGAGGGAAATAGCACGTCCAGGCTGAAACTACGAGAACCGTAGATTGGCTTGAGCATAGTGAAACCCAACAGCTTCAGGGGATGTTGGGTCGCGCTGCGCTTGACGCCAACCTACCGGAGTGATTTTTAGAGTGGTATTAAGGAACCCAGGCTGACTCAGCGGTGGGTTCCTTTTGCTGTAGGCGTTTTCCGCTGATCTGCCCACGGCTTTAAAGAACAGTCGATATAGTGAAGGTGAAGTACCTATGGGGCATCGGACAAATGGCCGTGTCTATGATGACCGAAGTGCAGCACCGCTTCATTGAAACCAACGGGATTCGCCTGCATTATGTGACGCGGGGGGAAGGGCCCCTGCTGCTCTTACTCCACGGATTTCCGGAATTTTGGTATTCCTGGCGGCACCAGATTCCTGAGTTTGCTCAAGATTACACCGTGGTGGCTTTGGACCTGCGGGGCTACAACGACAGCGACAAGCCCGAAGGCGTAGACGCCTACCGCATGCCGGAACTGGTGAAGGACATTGCGGGCGTAATTCGGGGGCTGGGGTATGAGCGCTGTGTGCTGGCAGGACACGACTGGGGCGGTGCGATCGCATGGGCCTTTGCCTATGAGTATCCCGAACTGCTAGAAGCCCTGATTGTGCTCAACATTCCCCATCCGGCTCGGTTTAGGGCGGGTTTGCAGATGCCCCAGCAGCTCCTAAAGAGTTCCTACATCGGCTTTTTCCAGCTGCCCGTCCTGCCCGAACTGGTGATCCAGGCTGGAGACTATGCGGCACTCACCTACGCCTTTCGAGGCATGGCCGTTCGCAAAGACACCTTTTCTGACGAAGACATTGCGACTTACAAAGAGGCCGCGTCGAAGCCAGGGGCGTTAACCGCCATGCTCAACTACTATCGGGCAATTCCCAGTTCACCCTTCTTTCAAAAGTCTTGGGGCATTTTAGAGGTGCCCACGCTGATGATTTGGGGAGAGGAAGACACCGCTCTCAGCAAAGAACTCAGCATGCAGACCGAACAATATGTGAGCGATTTCCACCTGCGCTATATCCCCAACTGCAGCCACTGGGTGCAGCAGGAGCAACCTGAGCAGGTTAACCGCTACATGCGAGAGTTTTTGGCATTAGAGCGACGACTGCACGGGCAGGCTTAGATCTACCAATTTGCTACGGGCTGCTAGTTAGAGAGGGCATCGCTGCCAGTTTGGAAGGAGGACGGCCAAAGTCTTTACGCCCTACCATCGGGAATGCGAAGGCCTGCTCCTGTAGCTGTAGCTGAGGTGGCCTGATGGACGCGCCTGCGATCTTGGGCACCTTAGATGCTACTTTCCCCTAAGCACCCATGTCTTTTGCTGCCAGCGTACGGCATTTCCAGACCCTGGTTCTGGCCTTTCATCCGGCAATTGTAATTGAAACGGTTGAGGAGGAGCGGGTTCATACCCTCATCACCAAAGCCTGCAACGAGCTGCAGATCTCGGTGTTCGAGTGGAGTGTTGCCCAGGGGCTGGTGCGATCGCAAGGCAACCTGCACAACCGCTGGCAAAACGAATACGCCCCACCCAACACTCAGCGGCCTCAGCCGATCGAGCAAACAGCTGATCCGCTAGACATGCTAAGGCACATCCAAAGCATGAGCTGTCGGGGCATCTACTGGCTCAAAGACTTTGCTGAACACCTGAAAGATGCAACCGTCGCCCGCCAGTTTCGAGAGGTCGCCGACCAGTTTGCCTACAACCAGTCCACCCTAGTAATCACAGGCGATGATGTAGCCCTACCGGCCTCCATTGCCCACGACGTAATTTACTTCGACGTTAAGCTGCCAGAGCCCGACGAACTGTACCAGACCATTTCAGAAGTGGTGCGATCGCTCAAGGGCAAAGTCAAAGTCGAACTCACCCCCGAAGACATCCATGCCTTGGTGCAGGCAATGCAGGGCATGACCCTAAAGCAGGCCCGCAAAGTCATTGCCTACGCCGCTCTGTACGATGGCAAGCTCAATGCGGAAGACATCAAGCGAGTTTTAGAACGCAAGGTGCGCATTCTCCATGAGGAGGGGCTGCTGGACTATTTTCCGCCAGAGACCAACGTGGCCCAGCTAGGGGGCTTTGAAGGGCTCAAGCAATGGCTAGCCTGTGCCAAAGTCGGCTTTACTCCCCAAGCCAAAGCCTTTAACCTACCCGCTCCTAAAGGTATCTTGATCGTCGGCATTCAGGGCTGCGGCAAATCCCTCGCGGCCAAGACTATTGCCCGCGAGTGGAGCCTGCCCTTACTCAAGCTCGATGCTGGGCGGCTCTACGACAAATACGTGGGCGAGTCGGAGAAAAACTTTCGGCGGGCCATCACCCTGGCTGAAACAATGGCCCCTTGCGTACTGTGGATTGACGAAATCGAGAAAAGCATGGGCCAGTCGGGCAGCGATGCCGATGGCGGCCTGAGTCGTCGCCTGTTTGGCTACTTTCTCACCTGGCTGCAGGAAAAATCCCAAGAGATCTTTGTCGTCGCCACTGCCAACGACCTCGCCCAACTGCCGTCCGAACTGCTGCGAAAAGGCCGCTTTGACGAAATCTTTTTCGTCGATCTGCCCGAGGCTCCAGAACGGCAATCGATTTTGCACATTCACCTGACCCGACACCAGCAGCAGCCTTTGCGGTTTGACCTAGCAGCTCTAGTCCAAGCCACCGATGGCTTCAGCGGAGCCGAAATCGAGCAGGTGATTATCTCAGCCATCTACCGCGCCATTTACGAGAAACGCCCCGTCGATACGACCCTGATCATAGACGAGGTCAAGCGCACAGTGCCCCTATCTGTCTGCCGCCGCGAAGATATTCAGCGCCTACGCACCTTTGCCCAATCTCGTTTTGTCAGCGTAAAATAAGCCGCCCAGACACGCCAGACTAAATGCCTAGATCTGCCAAAACAGCCTGAAACGCCTCCCAACTCACCCCCTGCTCCAAATACTGAGGGTTGCTGGGGTTGTAAGGCCCTAGCAGTCGATCAATGGAGCTAATCACAGCCTCCTCCGGCAACACCGGCACATCTGGGTCAAAGGCAGTAGGCCGCATCAAAGAACTGGAGAAACCCCGAAACACCAAGATCTGATCTGCCTCACCTGCAACTTCAGCAGCGACCAGTAGAACTTCCTGTGGCCGCTTCAGAGTGTATTGTTCCAAGCGTTTCCCAGCATCCATAAACCGCGTCTTAAATAATTGCGCCCTACTTAAGCGTTCTTCTGACCCTTGAGCCAGGCTCTTACACCCCTAACCCCTTCTCATTTCTAGGCACAGGCCCATACACCCCTACCAAAACCCCTTCCGCCCTTATACCCTCTACCCTTTTGCCTTCCCCTTAATTAATCGCCTGCCGCCCCTGCTTACCCAGGCGCACAAAAACAAACCAGGCCAGAGTCAGCATATAAATAATCAGGCCGACAATACCGAAAAAGCCTAAAAACCCGTTGGTGTAGTTGGCGTGTAGAAACTCCTTATAGAGTAGGGGAGCTTCTAGCCATGCCTGACAGCTAGCAGAGGCCAGCCGCGCATTAGAGAAGGCGCAGGGTAGATAGGTCAGGGAAATGGCGGTGCCAATGATGCCATAGAGAGTGACGGCCCAACGCCAAGAGTTAAACGTCAATTTCAGAGCACTATCGGGCTGCTCTCGGATTTCCTCATTGAGATCCACCCAAAACCAGAGACCAACAGGAATTAAAATCCGCGCCATGACCGCCGAGACGAAGCTGATGCTAAAACCGCCGATCATCAGGTAGATCGTAATCATCAGCAGACTGGACACTTTCCAGTAGATCGTCAGCAAATGCTGGATAGCTGTATTTCGCTTGTAAGCCGCCCAAATTAGCAGCACCAGCGGAAAAGAGACGAGAAACAGCACTGCTAGCCGATAGTCGGTCCAGACCAGGGATCGCAGTATTAGAGGGTCCAGCATGATAGGTTTTGACTCGCTTGTCGAACGGGCGATACAGCCGCAAAAATTTCGCCATTTACCAGATTAACACTCGACATAGAGCGGTTGGTTCTAGAGATGTTTCTTCTGCTTGGTCTTAGTGTTGGTGTAGGGGCAAGCGAGGGCCTATCCTGCACCCCTTAGGCCAAACGAATCTGCCGCAGCATCTGCCGGTGCTGCTGGGCTGAGGCCAGAGTGTTGGCCGTGATTAGGCCGCTGGCGGCGACTGCTGGCAGACCAATGCCCGGAAAGGTTGAGTCGCCGCAGCAGAGCAACCCCGGCAGCGGCGTTTTGGGGCCAGGGAAGAAGCCATCGCTGGCGGCTATGGCTGGGCCATAGGTGCCCCGGTGGCGGCGCAGGTAGCGTTCGTGAGTCAGAGGTGTGCCCACCAGGCTGACCTCACAGCGGCGGCGAATATCGGGAATGACTCGCTCCAGCGCCCACCACATAACCTCGGCTCGCTGCTCTTTAAGTTGGGCGTAGGTTGGGCTGTTGCGATCGCATCCCTGCCACAAATCATAGGGTTCGCTGCCGGGGGTGTAGACGTGGATAGCGTGTTTACCCGCCGGGGCTAGTGTGGGGTCGAGCACAGAGGGAATTGAGATCAGCACTACGTTTTGGGGCGCAGTAACTCCTGGAGTCCAATCGTTCACCACGATGTAGTGGCAG
The window above is part of the Pseudanabaena sp. FACHB-2040 genome. Proteins encoded here:
- a CDS encoding TldD/PmbA family protein yields the protein MTVATSPLNLLRTQEIPNLQYSATRERFDASWEAPLSTLLGLGRAAGADFVEFFLERNNYISCLAEDDAITSISPRLTTGAGVRVFRGKADCYVSTNDLSFSGLKAALEKGLSIMGLSLPGPTAHIPEINLEMLRDYATVRGKEAWLAACSSMQEMGDVLLSANGALAQKASHVQARRAAYFRDWQEVLVASSDGTFARDIRLTQSVGFNLLCADGEHRASIGQRDGNTSDPAFLRTWNYQDTAAAVSESAGKMLYADYVESGSYPIIMANHFGGVIFHEACGHLLETTQIERGTTPFMDKKGEKIAHESLTAWDEGLSEDEFGTIDMDDEGMPAQRTLLIENGILKNFLSDRAGSMRTGHPRTGSGRRQGYTYAAASRMRNTYIAPGDYSLEQLFASVEKGIYCKKMGGGSVGPTGQFNFAVDEAYLIENGQITKPLKGATLIGEAKEIMQKISMCSNDLGLAPGFCGSVSGSIYVTVGQPHLKVDSITVGGR
- a CDS encoding TldD/PmbA family protein codes for the protein MPTVQDIAAYAETSAKKLGIHKYDVYGSSVDETSVQVDKGEPKQVKASNRSSVIVRVWSDQGLLGVTSTTDVDPAGLELALKTAQEAAAFGAKENIPDFSPEATVPTTEVQVDNLPPAPVSDLIEGLVGLEKRLLEAHPAIASVPYNGLAQRDIDRFYLNSEGALRHENRSYASVYLYSKTEQEGRKPRSAGAMRINRGLQNLDLEGCLKEATEKTLSHLDYQKIATGKYRIVFSAEAFLSLLGAFSNLYNAQSILDRRSLATPESLGTQIASSLLSVFDDALHPENIGAETFDGEGTPTRRVPIIAEGVLTQFLHSAGTAKRMGASPTGHADIGAKVSISPSFYHVMPGQSDSNGFSLETADNVILIDDLQALHAGVNALQGSFSLPFDGWLIRQGERISIESATVAGDFREVLKSIIHVEPEAEVTPGGICPRIWVDELSVTGEA
- a CDS encoding alpha/beta hydrolase; its protein translation is MAVSMMTEVQHRFIETNGIRLHYVTRGEGPLLLLLHGFPEFWYSWRHQIPEFAQDYTVVALDLRGYNDSDKPEGVDAYRMPELVKDIAGVIRGLGYERCVLAGHDWGGAIAWAFAYEYPELLEALIVLNIPHPARFRAGLQMPQQLLKSSYIGFFQLPVLPELVIQAGDYAALTYAFRGMAVRKDTFSDEDIATYKEAASKPGALTAMLNYYRAIPSSPFFQKSWGILEVPTLMIWGEEDTALSKELSMQTEQYVSDFHLRYIPNCSHWVQQEQPEQVNRYMREFLALERRLHGQA
- a CDS encoding SDR family oxidoreductase — translated: MLSLAGKVALVTGASRGIGQAIAERLGCDGASVAITYAGSREKAEAVVETIKKNGTQAIAIQSDISKIEETRNLFQQVINTFGQLDIVVNNVGVSVYKLTADITEFDFDLVFNTNAKGTFFALQEAAKHINDGGRIISLSSGATKQSIPTGGLYAASKAAIEQFSFALSKELGHRGITVNLVSPGVTNTDGLIMPADALEELVQSTPLGRLGQPADIADVVAFLSSDNARWVNGQTIQVNGGIL
- a CDS encoding DUF3616 domain-containing protein; its protein translation is MEPAKPIRQLTLIVQETAQAILQDLSAVRCIGDHIWLGSDEGTDLERLTLEGDTTSDHQSIPVARFLDLPEGESKEIDIEGLSYADYYLWIVGSHSLKRKKPKLDSSHEEALARLQVITREENRYLLGRIPLVDGQLYREYPHPEDPKKMLTAAQLKRKQQGGNQLTHCLQADPHLGAYLAAAIPGKENGFDIEGVAVKENRVFLGLRGPVLRGWAVLLELSLTDDGPGLLKIKKLEGTQRYRKHLLDLQGLGIRDLCWDGDDLLVLAGPTMDLSGLAEVFRIPNAVETLSQNACLKPEPILDLLDKRDSDKAEGISLMAGSPGSVLVVYDAPSAERLTDYTVIADVFSLNQ